One Bradyrhizobium sp. ISRA464 genomic window carries:
- a CDS encoding transporter substrate-binding domain-containing protein, with the protein MKTVLLVCIIVELTTPVHARSLDAIRSAGVIGLCAHPNSLPFASKAGDPPGFQIELGQALARELGVSLRPDWTITQYQMRSAGCDIVLDVIADPEAQGETHLRISKPYYHTGVALAVPASSKLTSFKSLDEHSKVGVQVGSVAAMMIGQRHVPTSTFGFEADSLEALANHEIDAAAVTPTVAGYYNLTHPEKAVRILGLDESEPSLSWNVAVGMVRPDDSLREAIDHALERLRADGTIDKIYSHYGVTLQKPR; encoded by the coding sequence ATGAAGACAGTTCTCTTAGTGTGCATCATTGTCGAACTGACGACTCCAGTGCACGCACGATCCCTCGACGCCATCCGATCGGCCGGGGTGATCGGCCTGTGTGCGCATCCCAACTCGCTTCCGTTCGCGAGCAAGGCCGGTGATCCTCCCGGGTTTCAGATCGAACTGGGGCAAGCCTTGGCCCGCGAGCTCGGCGTCTCGCTGCGGCCCGACTGGACTATTACGCAATATCAGATGCGCAGTGCGGGCTGCGACATTGTTCTGGATGTCATTGCCGATCCCGAAGCTCAAGGCGAAACCCATTTGAGAATTTCAAAACCCTATTATCACACGGGTGTCGCGCTTGCGGTGCCCGCGTCGAGCAAGCTCACCTCGTTCAAGAGTCTCGACGAGCACTCCAAGGTCGGGGTTCAGGTCGGATCGGTCGCCGCCATGATGATCGGTCAGCGGCATGTGCCGACATCGACCTTCGGGTTTGAAGCCGACAGTCTCGAGGCTCTGGCCAACCATGAAATCGATGCCGCGGCGGTCACGCCGACGGTGGCTGGCTACTACAATCTGACGCACCCCGAAAAGGCCGTTCGCATCCTGGGCCTCGACGAGAGCGAGCCGAGCCTTAGCTGGAATGTCGCGGTTGGCATGGTCCGCCCGGATGACAGCCTGCGCGAGGCAATTGATCACGCGTTGGAGCGGCTGCGTGCTGACGGTACAATTGACAAAATCTACAGCCATTATGGCGTGACACTGCAAAAGCCGAGATAG
- a CDS encoding cytochrome c, whose translation MNLKWQIVALLPVMALAYLADAMPALAQQQPQAQQPGGAAGGNENVNGEVLFASTCGFCHSDGGRQAGKGPQLMNDSHDDDFLRNRIKNGKAGAMPAFGATFSDAQIDEIIKYIRGLKPHEG comes from the coding sequence ATGAATTTGAAGTGGCAAATCGTGGCGCTGTTGCCGGTGATGGCGTTGGCCTATTTGGCAGACGCGATGCCGGCTCTGGCGCAGCAACAGCCCCAAGCGCAGCAGCCTGGCGGCGCTGCCGGGGGAAATGAGAATGTCAATGGCGAAGTGTTGTTCGCATCGACCTGCGGCTTTTGTCACTCCGACGGAGGCCGCCAGGCCGGCAAGGGGCCGCAGCTCATGAACGACTCCCACGACGACGACTTTCTTCGCAACCGTATCAAGAACGGCAAGGCGGGCGCGATGCCTGCGTTCGGAGCAACCTTCAGCGATGCGCAAATCGATGAGATCATCAAGTACATCCGGGGTCTCAAGCCTCACGAGGGTTGA
- a CDS encoding PQQ-binding-like beta-propeller repeat protein — protein MKRQWGYYSLPVVVAISATLAARPASAQSVDTARIEAGGQNDWLTYHGSYKSYHYSPLSQINSSNVGNLSVAWIHIPGRSTRGLQSMPLVADGVLYYTGSYSRVFALNGATGEVIWSYFPELDEALIARQTHSPYNRGVAIGEGKVYVGTVDGRLIALNMKTGKVEWENKLLDSEKLTVGFTGAPLYAKGTVIIGAQGGEWPGRGPIFAVDAATGKKKWEFLTVAGTDEAMKTWGNESWRTGGGGGWMPGTYDSETNTVWWGTANPAPLYDWSGNDYKTQGARPGDNLYTSSVIGLDIDTGKLKFYHQELPHDAWDFDSAVGEFVMLERDGQKLVVHPNKSGYVFVYDRNAGLKNVWRLVENSNFVKNIDPKTGELIGRRDFTAGKVDPPLCPYIGGGFSWNSGSYNPKTGLYYKLGQEWCMNLTVMKTTPVTVPQAQLNIGADFKLAPTPSGDIYGHLDARDPVTGAKKWEVRYPEPPLGSVLSTAGNLVFVPDSRGILHAYDAETGTELWNHSDGTGHQGGIISYDVGGKQYIAVTAGFGGMLSDDYAPTFGGVYKSMPRDDGALIVYSLR, from the coding sequence ATGAAAAGGCAATGGGGGTATTACTCTTTACCTGTCGTCGTGGCCATAAGCGCGACGCTTGCTGCACGACCAGCGTCAGCTCAATCGGTCGATACCGCTCGAATCGAAGCTGGCGGTCAGAACGACTGGCTGACTTATCACGGCTCCTACAAATCCTATCACTACAGTCCGCTTTCCCAGATCAACTCCAGCAATGTCGGCAACTTGAGCGTCGCCTGGATCCATATTCCGGGACGATCCACCCGCGGGTTACAGTCAATGCCGCTGGTGGCCGACGGCGTGCTCTACTACACGGGCTCCTATAGTCGTGTCTTTGCACTGAATGGCGCCACCGGCGAGGTGATCTGGTCCTATTTCCCGGAACTGGACGAAGCGTTGATCGCTCGGCAGACCCACTCCCCCTACAATCGTGGCGTCGCGATCGGTGAAGGCAAGGTCTATGTCGGCACGGTAGATGGTCGTCTCATCGCGCTGAACATGAAGACCGGAAAGGTCGAGTGGGAGAACAAATTGCTCGACTCCGAGAAGCTGACCGTCGGCTTCACCGGTGCGCCGCTTTATGCCAAAGGCACGGTGATCATCGGCGCGCAGGGTGGCGAATGGCCGGGCCGCGGCCCGATCTTTGCTGTCGACGCCGCCACCGGCAAAAAGAAATGGGAGTTTCTGACGGTTGCTGGCACCGACGAAGCCATGAAGACATGGGGAAATGAGTCCTGGCGCACCGGCGGGGGTGGCGGCTGGATGCCGGGCACCTACGATTCCGAGACCAACACCGTCTGGTGGGGCACCGCCAACCCGGCGCCGCTCTACGACTGGTCGGGCAACGATTACAAGACGCAGGGTGCTCGCCCGGGCGACAACCTTTATACGAGCTCGGTGATCGGTCTCGATATCGATACTGGCAAGCTGAAATTCTATCATCAGGAGCTGCCGCACGATGCTTGGGACTTCGATAGCGCCGTCGGAGAGTTCGTGATGCTCGAACGCGACGGCCAGAAGCTCGTCGTGCACCCCAACAAGAGCGGCTACGTCTTTGTCTATGACCGCAACGCCGGCCTGAAGAACGTCTGGCGGCTCGTCGAGAACAGTAATTTCGTCAAGAACATCGATCCCAAGACCGGCGAACTGATTGGCCGCCGCGACTTCACGGCGGGGAAAGTCGACCCGCCGCTGTGCCCATACATTGGTGGCGGCTTCAGCTGGAACTCAGGCTCCTACAATCCCAAGACGGGCCTCTACTACAAGCTTGGCCAGGAATGGTGCATGAACCTCACGGTCATGAAGACGACGCCGGTGACCGTCCCACAGGCCCAGCTGAACATCGGCGCCGACTTCAAGTTGGCGCCTACTCCTAGCGGCGACATTTATGGCCACCTGGATGCGCGCGATCCTGTGACGGGGGCTAAGAAGTGGGAAGTTCGCTACCCCGAGCCGCCGCTCGGCAGCGTCCTGTCGACCGCGGGAAATCTCGTGTTCGTGCCTGACTCGCGCGGTATCCTTCATGCCTACGATGCCGAGACAGGAACCGAGCTGTGGAACCACTCCGACGGCACGGGTCATCAGGGCGGAATCATCAGCTACGACGTAGGCGGCAAGCAATATATCGCCGTCACCGCGGGCTTCGGCGGCATGCTGTCGGATGACTACGCACCGACCTTCGGCGGCGTTTACAAGAGCATGCCGCGCGACGACGGCGCCCTGATCGTCTACAGCCTGAGATAG
- a CDS encoding SMP-30/gluconolactonase/LRE family protein, with protein sequence MTTPLTFRDHDNKAGGLARRTLLKGAAAALAATAATKASAAEMAAPLGETGAPTRLTGRLPLGPLPGSRYPDPHVENAKKPQVSFGAAGFPGFAGTTAVERVATGMRWAEGPVYFAAGRYVLFSDIPNNRIMRFCEDDGHLSVYRQPSMNSNGNTIDREGRLITCEHSGRRVTRTELDGSITIIADKYNGKKLNSPNDAAVASDGSIWFTDPVYGIGGYYEGIKAEPEQAKHNVFRVDPKSGDIKVVVDDFVEPNGIALSPDEKKLYVIDTGFTDSPSNPCHIRVFDVDVATGKVSNGKVVVEIPKPGITDGMRLDTAGNVWCSSGWGDPNEDGVRCYTPGGDLLGKIHIPETVANLCFGGQQRNRLYICGSTSLYAVYTSAVGALKP encoded by the coding sequence ATGACAACTCCACTTACGTTTCGTGACCATGACAACAAGGCTGGCGGCCTCGCGCGCCGCACCTTGCTGAAGGGCGCGGCGGCCGCGCTCGCTGCGACCGCGGCAACCAAAGCTTCCGCCGCTGAGATGGCGGCGCCGCTCGGAGAGACTGGCGCGCCGACCAGGCTGACCGGTCGGCTGCCGTTGGGGCCATTGCCCGGAAGCCGCTATCCCGATCCCCACGTCGAGAATGCCAAAAAGCCGCAGGTCTCGTTCGGCGCCGCCGGTTTCCCAGGCTTTGCCGGTACTACAGCGGTCGAGCGCGTTGCAACCGGAATGCGCTGGGCTGAGGGGCCCGTCTATTTCGCGGCCGGCCGCTACGTGCTGTTCAGCGATATTCCCAACAACCGCATCATGCGATTCTGCGAGGACGACGGGCACTTGAGCGTCTACCGCCAGCCCTCGATGAACTCGAACGGCAACACCATCGATCGGGAAGGACGCTTGATCACGTGCGAACATAGCGGGCGCCGCGTGACCCGGACCGAGCTCGACGGCTCGATCACGATCATCGCCGACAAATACAACGGCAAGAAGCTGAACTCGCCGAACGACGCGGCTGTCGCATCCGACGGTTCAATCTGGTTCACCGATCCGGTGTACGGGATCGGCGGCTATTACGAGGGCATCAAGGCCGAGCCAGAGCAAGCGAAGCATAATGTCTTCCGTGTCGACCCGAAGTCCGGCGACATCAAGGTCGTGGTGGATGACTTCGTCGAGCCCAATGGCATTGCATTGTCACCCGACGAGAAGAAGCTCTATGTGATCGATACCGGATTCACGGATAGTCCGAGCAACCCGTGCCATATTCGCGTGTTCGACGTAGACGTTGCCACCGGAAAGGTGTCGAACGGCAAAGTCGTTGTGGAGATACCCAAGCCTGGCATTACGGATGGCATGCGCCTTGATACCGCCGGCAACGTCTGGTGCTCGTCAGGCTGGGGGGATCCGAACGAGGACGGGGTGCGCTGCTACACGCCGGGCGGCGATCTGCTCGGCAAGATCCACATACCTGAGACCGTCGCCAATCTGTGCTTCGGCGGTCAGCAGCGAAATCGGCTCTACATCTGCGGCTCGACGTCGCTCTATGCGGTCTACACGAGTGCGGTGGGCGCGTTGAAGCCGTGA
- a CDS encoding IS110 family transposase, with protein sequence MSRNLNTAVAVIGIDIGKNSFHLVGHDHRGAIVLRQKWSRSQVERRLANFPPCLIGMEACVGAHHLSRKLQMLGHDARLMPAKDVRPYSKGQKNDFRDAEAIAEAVQRPTMKFVATKTADQLDLQALHRVRDRLVSQRTGVINQIRAFLLERGIAVRQGLHSLRSELPGILATRTDVLSPRMLRIIEDLAGDWRRLDARIEGLSSEIETLARQDKACERLMTVPGIGPLISSAMVAAIGSGDVFSKGRDFGAWLGLVPKQISTGDRTILGKISRRGNRYLRALFVQAAWVVLVRVKCWERYGLKSWIEAAKKRLHHNVLAIALANKLARIAWAVLNKGRAFECVKAEETAS encoded by the coding sequence ATGTCTCGGAACCTCAACACAGCGGTCGCCGTGATCGGCATCGATATCGGCAAGAACTCGTTCCACCTCGTAGGTCATGATCACCGCGGTGCCATCGTGCTGCGGCAGAAGTGGTCACGCAGCCAGGTGGAAAGACGGCTCGCCAACTTCCCGCCCTGCTTGATCGGGATGGAGGCTTGCGTCGGCGCGCATCACCTCAGTCGCAAGCTCCAAATGCTCGGCCACGACGCTCGCTTGATGCCGGCGAAAGACGTGCGCCCGTATTCGAAAGGACAGAAGAATGACTTCCGAGATGCGGAAGCCATCGCCGAGGCTGTCCAACGCCCGACCATGAAATTCGTCGCAACCAAGACAGCCGATCAGCTCGACCTTCAGGCGCTGCACCGCGTCCGCGATCGATTGGTCAGTCAGCGTACCGGCGTCATCAATCAGATCCGTGCGTTTCTGCTGGAGCGGGGCATCGCCGTACGCCAAGGCCTGCATTCCCTGCGATCCGAGTTGCCGGGTATCCTCGCGACGCGCACCGATGTGCTCTCGCCTCGCATGTTACGCATCATCGAGGATCTGGCGGGCGACTGGCGCCGGCTGGATGCGCGTATCGAGGGGCTGTCTAGCGAGATCGAAACGCTGGCTCGTCAAGATAAGGCTTGCGAGCGACTGATGACAGTGCCCGGCATTGGACCGCTTATCTCGAGTGCAATGGTCGCCGCGATTGGCAGTGGAGACGTGTTCTCGAAAGGCCGCGACTTCGGCGCCTGGCTTGGACTGGTGCCGAAGCAGATATCGACCGGCGACCGCACGATCCTCGGCAAGATATCAAGGCGCGGCAATCGCTACCTACGCGCGCTGTTCGTCCAAGCCGCATGGGTGGTGCTGGTCAGGGTGAAGTGCTGGGAGCGCTACGGCCTCAAATCTTGGATCGAAGCTGCCAAGAAGCGATTGCATCACAACGTGCTGGCGATTGCGCTCGCCAACAAGCTCGCCCGGATCGCCTGGGCGGTTCTCAACAAAGGACGTGCCTTCGAGTGCGTCAAGGCTGAGGAGACGGCGTCCTGA
- a CDS encoding IS110 family transposase yields MGHHTEVFVGIDTSKSRNAIAIAEGGRGGEVRYLGEFSATEATIRKLVAKLAAKCCHLTFCYEAGPTGYGLYRLLKSLGHDCLVVAPSLVPKKAGDRVKTNRRDAVSLAKLLRAGELTAVWVPDERHEAMRDLSRARQAVKKDLQGKRQQISSLMLRLGRIYPGKTTWGPAHMRWLMSQKLEHREQRIAFEELLEGIRQESERMERLEDAIREVVAEWSLAEVVAALQAMRGIDLIAAVGVLAEIGDLSRFQNPRELMGYLGLVPTENSTGDKVKRGGITKAGNGRARRILVEAAWSYRYPPRVSRDKQPKVEAAPRRAREIAWKAQTRLCGRFRSLERKGKRRTVIVTAIARELSAFIWAINRELMPPRQA; encoded by the coding sequence GTGGGTCATCATACCGAGGTCTTTGTCGGAATCGATACGTCAAAATCGCGCAATGCAATAGCCATTGCCGAAGGCGGCCGTGGCGGCGAGGTACGATATCTCGGGGAGTTTTCTGCCACGGAGGCAACGATCCGAAAGCTGGTGGCAAAGCTTGCAGCGAAATGCTGTCATCTGACATTTTGCTACGAAGCAGGGCCGACAGGATATGGCCTCTACAGACTGCTCAAGAGCCTCGGCCATGACTGCCTGGTGGTGGCTCCCTCGCTCGTTCCGAAGAAGGCCGGCGATCGAGTGAAGACGAACCGGCGCGATGCGGTAAGCCTCGCCAAGCTGTTGCGCGCGGGCGAGCTCACCGCGGTGTGGGTGCCGGACGAGCGCCATGAGGCTATGCGCGATCTCTCGCGCGCCCGTCAGGCAGTAAAGAAGGACCTCCAGGGCAAGCGTCAACAGATCTCGTCATTGATGCTGCGGCTGGGACGCATCTATCCGGGCAAGACAACGTGGGGACCAGCCCACATGAGATGGCTGATGTCGCAGAAGCTCGAGCATCGCGAGCAGCGCATCGCATTCGAAGAGTTACTTGAGGGGATACGCCAGGAAAGTGAGCGGATGGAGCGTTTGGAGGATGCCATCCGCGAGGTGGTGGCCGAGTGGTCGCTTGCCGAGGTTGTCGCGGCCCTGCAGGCGATGCGGGGGATTGATCTCATTGCGGCTGTGGGGGTGCTGGCCGAGATCGGTGATCTCTCCCGCTTTCAAAATCCGCGCGAGCTGATGGGCTATCTGGGTCTGGTGCCCACGGAAAACTCGACTGGTGACAAGGTCAAGCGAGGCGGCATCACCAAAGCCGGTAATGGGCGGGCGCGACGTATTCTTGTGGAGGCGGCCTGGAGCTATCGATATCCGCCGCGCGTGAGCCGAGACAAGCAGCCAAAGGTGGAGGCCGCACCGAGACGCGCGCGAGAGATTGCGTGGAAAGCGCAAACCAGATTGTGCGGACGCTTCCGCTCACTCGAGCGGAAGGGCAAGCGGCGAACCGTAATCGTCACGGCGATTGCCCGAGAGCTATCCGCCTTCATTTGGGCAATCAATCGCGAGCTCATGCCACCTCGACAGGCGTAA
- a CDS encoding carbohydrate ABC transporter permease has translation MRTGQTLRMVGFYAALLLSCAFAIFPAAWMLITAFKRNADLYDPANNPFLFNLPPTLSHIGFLFTETNYPVFLWNSLFIGVVVVAITLVLAVPAAYSLARLMGHWGEHSSIAIFLVYLIPPTLLFIPLYEVVTLLGLANTVWSLILVYPTITVPFCTWLLLSFFRSIPREIEEAALTDGWSRIGVFFRVALPLAVPGITTCIVFAFALSLSDYIYAAVFVSSTASRTVSAGVPTELIRGDIYYWQALMAATAIVGLPLAVVYGLLFDWLVKGFQVELPRSPRA, from the coding sequence ATGCGCACGGGACAAACGCTTCGCATGGTCGGCTTCTACGCTGCGCTGCTATTGTCCTGCGCCTTCGCAATCTTTCCGGCGGCGTGGATGCTGATCACCGCCTTCAAGCGCAACGCCGATCTGTACGATCCGGCCAACAATCCGTTTCTGTTCAATCTTCCCCCGACGCTCAGCCACATCGGCTTCCTGTTCACCGAGACGAATTATCCGGTCTTTCTCTGGAATTCACTGTTCATCGGTGTCGTCGTCGTTGCCATCACGCTGGTGCTCGCGGTGCCTGCGGCCTACAGCCTGGCGCGACTGATGGGGCATTGGGGCGAGCATTCGAGCATTGCGATCTTTCTCGTTTATCTCATTCCCCCTACGCTGCTCTTCATCCCGCTTTACGAGGTCGTGACTTTGCTCGGCCTCGCCAACACGGTGTGGTCGTTGATTCTGGTCTATCCGACGATTACGGTTCCGTTCTGCACTTGGCTCCTGCTCAGCTTCTTCCGTTCGATTCCGCGCGAGATCGAGGAGGCGGCCTTGACCGACGGCTGGAGCCGCATCGGCGTCTTCTTCCGCGTGGCGCTGCCGCTGGCCGTCCCGGGCATCACGACCTGCATCGTCTTCGCTTTCGCGCTGTCGCTGAGCGACTACATCTATGCGGCCGTGTTCGTCAGTTCGACCGCGAGTCGCACCGTGAGCGCCGGGGTGCCGACCGAATTGATCCGCGGCGATATCTATTACTGGCAGGCACTGATGGCGGCGACAGCCATTGTCGGGCTTCCGCTCGCTGTCGTCTATGGCCTGTTGTTCGACTGGCTGGTCAAGGGCTTTCAGGTCGAACTGCCGCGTTCACCACGGGCGTAA
- a CDS encoding sugar ABC transporter permease: MLAPAVIYVIALVAVPFFLAIALSLSEATVGNPAIQQFVGLDNFISVVHDAAFMFALRNSIIITVATLALLTILTILQVELLARDFPGKRLAQILLILPWAMPVALAAVGWLWLLDSEFSPIDWILRAVGLLGPGTVLGPANNLFYLGREWLGIGAVVIINVWRTLPLSTIIVLAGRTAIPNELFEQAELDGAGYFRILFQITLPALAILLTVAILFTVLVIFGDMTVVALTTRGGPGYTTEILPYWAYLKGIQGGALSQGAAIALFLFPVLLAVSILALRMAYRRQE, translated from the coding sequence ATGCTGGCGCCCGCCGTTATCTATGTGATCGCACTTGTCGCGGTGCCGTTTTTCCTTGCCATTGCTTTGAGCCTCAGTGAGGCGACCGTCGGCAATCCCGCTATTCAACAGTTTGTGGGCCTCGATAATTTCATCAGCGTCGTCCACGACGCTGCGTTCATGTTCGCTTTGCGTAACAGCATCATCATCACCGTGGCGACACTGGCGCTTCTCACGATCCTGACGATCCTCCAGGTGGAGTTGCTCGCCCGCGACTTTCCCGGCAAGCGGCTTGCGCAAATCCTGCTCATCCTGCCCTGGGCCATGCCGGTCGCGCTTGCCGCCGTCGGCTGGCTCTGGCTCCTCGATTCGGAGTTTAGCCCGATCGACTGGATCCTTCGCGCGGTCGGCCTGCTCGGCCCTGGCACCGTGCTCGGTCCGGCCAACAATCTCTTCTATCTCGGGCGCGAATGGCTTGGTATTGGCGCGGTCGTGATCATCAATGTCTGGCGCACGCTGCCGCTGTCCACGATCATCGTGCTGGCGGGCCGCACAGCCATTCCGAACGAATTGTTCGAGCAGGCCGAGCTGGACGGTGCCGGCTATTTCCGTATCTTGTTTCAGATCACCTTGCCGGCGCTGGCGATCCTGCTCACAGTCGCCATCCTGTTCACGGTTCTCGTGATCTTCGGTGACATGACCGTGGTGGCGCTAACCACCAGGGGCGGACCCGGATATACGACCGAAATTCTCCCTTACTGGGCCTATCTTAAAGGCATCCAAGGTGGAGCGTTAAGCCAGGGCGCTGCAATCGCGCTGTTTCTGTTCCCGGTGCTGCTCGCCGTCTCCATCCTGGCCTTGCGCATGGCCTATCGCAGGCAGGAGTAG
- a CDS encoding ABC transporter ATP-binding protein: protein MAVLEVRGLTKHFGDFKALKGIDLTTREGEFLTIVGPSGCGKTTLMRSIAGLEKPTAGDVFLNGRPITQLPPRARNIAMVFQSYALYPHMSAADNIAFPLKARGVARAEQERLIRWAAGILGIESLLHRRPARLSGGEKQKVALARAIVRKPSLFIFDEPLSSLDAQVRALARAELRQLHDRTGVTTVYVTHDQVEAVGLGDRVAVMQAGALRQIGSPQELYAEPANTFVAGFIGTPPMNLLEHGAAIVGFRPEHLTPRAAVPESEDVATFQVHVARIEFLGSEWLAYGSADGEFKNAKVLCKLRQETIGKVKVGEVQEFVVSRSLLRFFDIQTGIRTATAPI from the coding sequence GTGGCCGTGTTGGAAGTCAGAGGGCTTACGAAACACTTCGGTGATTTCAAGGCCCTCAAGGGTATCGACCTGACGACGCGGGAGGGAGAGTTCCTTACCATCGTCGGTCCATCCGGCTGCGGCAAGACGACGTTGATGCGATCGATCGCGGGCCTTGAGAAGCCGACCGCCGGCGATGTCTTTCTCAACGGCCGGCCCATTACTCAGCTGCCCCCGCGGGCGCGAAACATCGCGATGGTCTTTCAGAGTTATGCGCTCTATCCGCACATGTCGGCGGCCGACAATATAGCCTTTCCCCTCAAGGCGCGCGGAGTGGCGAGGGCGGAGCAAGAGCGCCTGATTCGCTGGGCGGCGGGAATACTTGGCATAGAATCCTTGCTGCACCGCCGCCCGGCGCGACTTTCGGGCGGCGAAAAACAGAAGGTGGCGCTGGCGCGCGCAATCGTACGCAAACCCTCTCTCTTTATCTTCGACGAGCCGCTCAGTTCGCTCGACGCGCAGGTGCGGGCGCTGGCGCGCGCCGAGCTTCGCCAGCTGCACGACCGCACCGGTGTCACCACCGTCTACGTCACTCACGATCAGGTCGAGGCCGTTGGCCTTGGCGATCGTGTCGCGGTGATGCAGGCTGGCGCGCTACGCCAGATCGGCTCGCCCCAAGAGCTTTACGCGGAACCAGCAAACACGTTCGTCGCCGGGTTCATCGGTACGCCGCCGATGAACCTGCTGGAGCACGGCGCTGCAATCGTCGGCTTTCGCCCGGAGCACCTCACGCCGCGAGCGGCCGTGCCGGAATCCGAGGATGTTGCCACGTTCCAGGTGCATGTCGCACGGATCGAGTTTCTCGGCTCCGAATGGCTCGCTTACGGCAGCGCGGATGGCGAATTCAAGAACGCCAAGGTGCTGTGCAAGCTGCGGCAGGAAACGATCGGCAAAGTGAAGGTAGGCGAGGTGCAGGAATTCGTGGTGTCGCGCTCACTGCTACGGTTTTTCGACATTCAAACCGGCATACGCACGGCTACCGCGCCAATTTGA